A stretch of DNA from Spirosoma endbachense:
ACGATCCTGATGCACAGTGCCGTGCATACGGTGGTGAGCAGATGGAAGAGGCCGGAGCAGTACTGGTGCGACACTATCGGGAGATGGCGTTTATGGGATTCCTGGAGGTAGTGAAAAACCTGGGCACGATTCGCCGGATCATGCGGGAATGTCAGGCCGATCTGCTTGAACACCGTCCCGATGTGCTTATTCTCATCGATTACGCCGGATTTAACCTGCGGATGGCCCGTTTTGCCAAACAGCATGGCATTCGCGTGTTTTATTATATTTCGCCGAAGGTTTGGGCCTGGAACCAACGCCGGGCATTGAAAATCAAAGCGAATGTCGATCGGCTATTTACGATTCTGCCGTTCGAAACGGAGTTTTTCGCGAAATACGATTACAACGTCGACTACGTTGGCAACCCTCTACTGGATGCTCTGGCTGATTTTCAGCCAAATCCCAATTTTCGCTCAACGTTGAAATTGGATGAGCGCCCTGTTGTAGCCCTTCTGCCCGGAAGCCGCCGTCAGGAAATTACCTCTATTTTACCCGCTATGCTGGCGGCAACGCGCCAGTTCCCAGATTATCAGTTTGTTGTAGGCACGGTCAGTAATTTGCCTGCTCCGCTCTATGGCAATCTGTTGGGCGGTTACCCAACTGTTAAGCGTGTTAATGACGCGGCTTATGATCTGTTGCATATTGCAACGGCTGCGCTGGTTACGTCTGGTACGGCCACGCTCGAAACCGCCTTGTTTACTGTGCCACAGGTCGTTTGTTACAAAACAACAACGGTGTCATATGCCATTGCGAAACGACTGATTGCGGTGCCGTTTATATCACTTGTAAACCTGATTGCGAACCGTGAGATTGTGAAGGAATTGATTCAAAACGACCTCACCGCCGATCGCATTGCGGACGAACTACGAGCCATCTTGCCGGGCGAACCGGGTCGGGAGAGGCAACTGGCCGGTTACGCAGTTGTGCAGGGGAAAATGGGCGAACCCG
This window harbors:
- the lpxB gene encoding lipid-A-disaccharide synthase — translated: MNYYLIAGERSGDLHGANLIRAIRRHDPDAQCRAYGGEQMEEAGAVLVRHYREMAFMGFLEVVKNLGTIRRIMRECQADLLEHRPDVLILIDYAGFNLRMARFAKQHGIRVFYYISPKVWAWNQRRALKIKANVDRLFTILPFETEFFAKYDYNVDYVGNPLLDALADFQPNPNFRSTLKLDERPVVALLPGSRRQEITSILPAMLAATRQFPDYQFVVGTVSNLPAPLYGNLLGGYPTVKRVNDAAYDLLHIATAALVTSGTATLETALFTVPQVVCYKTTTVSYAIAKRLIAVPFISLVNLIANREIVKELIQNDLTADRIADELRAILPGEPGRERQLAGYAVVQGKMGEPGASERAGSRMVDELRRAQETKS